CCGGGCTGGCGATCGTGAAGCGCTTCAAGTCGCTCGACCCGATGGCGATGCCGGCGGTGCTGGTGGCCAATCACGCCTCGTTCACCTGGGGGGCGACCATCGCCGACGCGATCGACAACGCCTCCTATCTCGAGGAGGTGGCGACGATGGCGTATCACACGCTTACCCTCTCGCCCGACGCGCGTCCGGTGAACGCCTCGTTGCTCGACAAGCACTTTCTGCGGAAGCACGGCGCCAAGGCGTACTACGGGCAGGAGACGTGATGCGCCACCTGTGGACGTGCGCGCTGGCGGCGACGCTCGTCGTCGGCTGCCGCACCGCGCCCAACCCGCGCGTGGCGCGCGCCGACGACGCGATGCTCTTCTCGTACTTCACGCGCAACGGCGACGACGGGTTGCACCTGGCGTACAGCGAGGACGGGACGACGTGGAAGCCGATCAACGGCGGGCGCTCCCTCCTCACACCCGCCGTGACCGGGAATGGCGTCGGGTGGCAGGAGTGGGAGACCAAGGCAGCGCTGATGCGCGACCCGTCGATCCTGCGTGCACCTGACGGGACGTTCTACATGGCGTGGACCATCGCCTGGACCGATCGCGGGATCGGCGTCGCGCACTCGAAGGACCTGATCCATTGGTCGGAGCAGCGCCGCATCGGCGTGATGGACCACGAGCCCAACGCGCTCAACGCCTGGGCCCCCGACCTCTTCTTCGACGACGCCACCAACGAGTTCGTGATCGTCTGGTCCACCTCGATTCCGGGGCGCTTTCCGGCCACCGACTCACTCGCCGAAAAGACGTCGCGCGGGCGTGCCGACCATCGGCTGTACTACACGACCACGAAGGACTTCGTCACCTTTGCGCCCGGCAAGCTGCTGTACGACGGCGGCTACCCGACGATCGATGGGACGATCGCCAAGGTCGGCGCTCGTTATGTGCTGGTTATGAAGGACGAGACCTTCTTTCCCGAGCGTCGCAACCTGCGCGTGGCCTTCGCCGACAAGGCGACCGGGCCGTACGGCCCGGCGTCGCCCGCCTTCACCGACCTGCACACCGAGGGGCCGTCGATCCTGGCGACGGGCGGGTGGTGGTACGTGTACTACGACGAGTACACGCGCGGGCACTACGGTGCGGTGCGCACGCAGGACTTCGTCACGTTTGACGCGTATCGTGATTCGTTGCGCACGCCGCGGGGGATTCGGCATGGGTCGGCGTTTCTGGCGCCGAGGGCGGTGCTCAATGGGTTGCTGGCGCTGGACTCCCCCAAGAAATAGCGCGCCCCTTCCAAGCGGCGCGCCACTTCGTTCGCGGGCCTCCACGCTCCCTAACGAGCGGCCCGCACCTCAGCCGCAATCGCTCGAAGCGCCGGCAACACATGCCCTATCGCCGCCGGCCCCGAATCC
Above is a window of Gemmatimonadota bacterium DNA encoding:
- a CDS encoding glycoside hydrolase family 43 protein; the protein is MMRHLWTCALAATLVVGCRTAPNPRVARADDAMLFSYFTRNGDDGLHLAYSEDGTTWKPINGGRSLLTPAVTGNGVGWQEWETKAALMRDPSILRAPDGTFYMAWTIAWTDRGIGVAHSKDLIHWSEQRRIGVMDHEPNALNAWAPDLFFDDATNEFVIVWSTSIPGRFPATDSLAEKTSRGRADHRLYYTTTKDFVTFAPGKLLYDGGYPTIDGTIAKVGARYVLVMKDETFFPERRNLRVAFADKATGPYGPASPAFTDLHTEGPSILATGGWWYVYYDEYTRGHYGAVRTQDFVTFDAYRDSLRTPRGIRHGSAFLAPRAVLNGLLALDSPKK